The following coding sequences lie in one Rutidosis leptorrhynchoides isolate AG116_Rl617_1_P2 chromosome 4, CSIRO_AGI_Rlap_v1, whole genome shotgun sequence genomic window:
- the LOC139841202 gene encoding protein FAR1-RELATED SEQUENCE 5-like, whose protein sequence is MASSSNYSAVDSVSSMSINHPVSPNVSGIDIGDSSDVLNASPVIDEYNHILSSVEHRTPNGSRLWFPVVPDALKPVLILYAEFAGFDVKKASFNRLADGTINYVVFRCIRSGVPKRLAVNTLVNEPCVVSNHVDISKRNSSVISNHAEAVNNKSKRQSRKGKEVVDNQVNDEHSSNKAPKFANRKSLTIKCGCEASLRCKYENGKIFIFKFFEGHNHKLVSEADKNSLNKKRKMQYFDMNFVQDLASKSNIGSMLAHHINCDISGGYDMVGPTNVDYKNFRRDLLRHIGETDAHIVIENLLRKKEVLPDFTCEYRCDEEGCLTGVFWADQLSKMNYKEFGDTVSFDATYGTNRYNMRFVPITGIDNHKKLVIFGAALLSRETIDSYKWFIDCFLKTFYNEPGLVTTDQDPAVLEAVDEKFKTAKHRLCWLCFV, encoded by the exons ATGGCTTCCTCATCCAATTATTCTGCAGTTGATTCAGTTTCTTCGATGAGTATTAATCATCCTGTATCTCCTAATGTTTCTGGAATCGATATCGGTGATTCATCtg ATGTTCTGAATGCTTCCCCTGTTATTGATGAATATAATCATATACTGAGTTCAGTTGAGCATCGAACTCCAAATGGTTCTAGGTTATGGTTTCCAGTAGTTCCTGATGCATTAAAGCCTGTGTTGATTCT TTATGCTGAATTTGCTGGATTTGATGTCAAGAAAGCTTCATTTAATAGGTTGGCTGATGGTACTATCAATTACGTTGTGTTCAGGTGTATTAGGTCGGGTGTTCCTAAAAGATTAGCTGTTAATACTCTTGTTAATGAACCCTGTGTTGTTTCTAATCATGTTGATATATCGAAAAGGAATTCAAGTGTTATTTCTAATCATGCAGAGGCTGTGAACAATAAATCGAAACGCCAATCTAGGAAAGGTAAAGAAGTTGTTGATAATCAGGTTAATGATGAACATTCTTCCAATAAAGCTCCTAAATTTGCTAACCGTAAGTCTTTAACAATTAAGTGTGGTTGTGAGGCTAGTCTAAGGTGTAAATATGAAAATGGTAAGatattcattttcaagttttttgaGGGGCACAATCATAAGCTTGTTTCTGAAGCTGATAAGAATTCACTGAACAAGAAGAGAAAGATGCAGTATTTTGATATGAACTTTGTTCAGGATCTTGCTTCGAAGTCTAATATTGGCTCTATGCTTGCTCATCATATTAACTGTGATATTAGTGGTGGTTATGATATGGTTGGTCCTACTAATGTAGATTACAAAAATTTTAGGCGTGATTTGCTAAGGCATATTGGTGAAACTGATGCTCACATTGTCATTGAAAATCTGCTTAGGAAGAAGGAGGTTTTACCTGATTTTACTTGCGAGTATAGATGTGATGAAGAAGGTTGTTTAACTGGTGTTTTTTGGGCTGATCAGTTGTCTAAAATGAATTACAAAGAATTTGGTGACACTGTGTCATTTGATGCAACATATGGTACcaatag GTACAATATGAGATTTGTTCCTATCACTGGTATTGATAATCACAAGAAGCTTGTTATTTTTGGTGCTGCATTGCTATCGCGTGAAACTATTGATTCGTACAAATGGTTTATTGACTGTTTTCTAAAAACTTTTTATAATGAACCTGGTTTGGTTACTACTGATCAAGACCCTGCAGTATTGGAAGCGGTGGATGAGAAGTTCAAAACTGCCAAACACAGattat GTTGGTTATGTTTTGTATAA